Below is a window of Gavia stellata isolate bGavSte3 unplaced genomic scaffold, bGavSte3.hap2 HAP2_SCAFFOLD_150, whole genome shotgun sequence DNA.
cccatgctgcgtgcattggagtagacgcacttgagctgggctatcgatttcgcccccaacatcggcatgccacccctaggctcatctctagggagcctggttttatccccttcccccttcaaatctagtttaaagccctctcaatgaggcttgccaactcataagtgagaatccttttcccccttggggatagttgaactccacctgctgccagcaggcccggtgcccTGTAAACCGCCCCGTggtcaaaaaccccaaaattccagcgacggcaccagcctctgagccacgtgttaaccaggtgcgttttcctgttcctttcagtgttcctctctgccactgaagggattgaggaaaacactacctgtgctcctgatccttcaACCAGTCGCCCCAGTGCTCTGACGTCCCTTTTAatcacttttaggcttctttgcgCAACCTCGTCGCTGCCAAACCAACAGCAGGCAGTGatcagtgggccgtaccagacctgggagtttcctagtgacctctctcacccgggccccagggaggcagcagacctcCCTGTGGGTCGGGCCCGGTCGGCACATTGGGCCCcctgttcccctcagaagggaatCGCCTacgacaattaccctcctttttgtcttagtacAGGTAGTCGTaatgcgtggggcagactggCTCACCGGAGGCAACCCCCCGGATGGACTTTCATCCACATCCTCattatcctggccctcaagttccagagcccccTATCTGTTGTGTAAGGGCaactgggaaggtgagggaggccgggaggggattcgcctggtgccccgagcagggacctcTTTCCATTCCCCTTTGTCTCTTTGgccccctccttctgcctggcaggaagagggtaagggatcctctgcttcttgtggagcctccatcagctgcctttgcctcagggacggtagggcgtAGCTCCACCAGTCTAcctccctctcgcactccctgatactcctcagcctctccacttcctctttcagctctgccaccaggctgagcacatcgttcacctggtcgcagCGCACACAGGTGTCGTCTCCCCCGGCCTCTGGCAcgagcaacaggctcaggcactcccggcagccggagacctggacagccgtGTGCCTGAGCGGGAGCTCggtctgggtcgccacattccttctggcaatggctttcagCCGAGTGGAGACCAgagctgggcctcttctgggagggcCATGACCACTCGTCGAGAAAGCCTCTAGAGCCAGGAGGGAGGCCTGCGCCCTGCCCACATGCCTTCCCTGCACACCCTGCCTGTGTGAGCTGCCGCTCAAACTGACGTGCCGCGCCCTGTTTGCCCACCCTATTCACCGCACTCCCGGTCGCGTGCGCGCCAtgggggctgctcttgcacGTGAGGGGCTTTGGCCACCGCCGCTCTcgtccccgcccacgctgagtcagagctgccgcttGTCACCAGCTCGCTCTGCCGGCTCGGGGTGGGGGGTTAAGGGGCGGGGTtgggcaccctctctctccctgcgctTTTGCCTTTGCAGTTTTGCCGCGTTAGGAAGGGGCCCCTGGCGCGACCCTCCACTCCAGAGCCCTTCGCCTTCAGTGGCTTCAACTCGCTGCACCTCTCACTACACCCTTCAGCGGTTCTACTGGTAGGAGCTGGCATTTTGCTCTCGCattggggctggaggagaggttATCGGCAGCTCAGAGCCCGGTGCCAGGAGAGATGGACAGCATGAGCCGGCCCTGACTAGGCCTGCGGCAAAAAAGGGCAAGAGCAGGGTTTGTAACAGCATGGCCCTTGGAGAGCCTGGAAAAGCCACGCCCCTTGGGCTGATGGGCAGTGGGCACCCGTTGGGCTTCTTTAGCACTCTGTCATGGACAGTACTTCTGGTGTGACAATTGTCGAAGATCTTGCAAATCTTCGCCCATATACCATCGTTGGATTTCCACTGGAGGTGTCCTGAATACAGATGTGAGTGCACCTCTTCTGCCACACAGCTGCCGTCAGGCCACTGCTTCTCCTAAATGTGGCATAGACTGCGCAAGTGCAGGCTTTGAACGGGAGACAtctgaaaagctttcttaaaCCTTGCTGCACGTGTTAAGTCTCCCTCGTTAAGGTGGTGGGAACCTGAGCTTGCAGGTCACGAGAGGGTATGGTGAATGAGTCCCGTGCTCATAGAGGAGCCAGAGCAGCCAGAGGCCTGCTCTGCAGTCGAGGCACTTGTCCGCTGTGCAAAGGGCTCCCCACTCCGATACTGTGATACCCACCTCACTGGGGTTGCCCGAGGGCAATGCTGTTGGGCTCCCAGCGCTTGGTTGGCGTGTGGCTCCCAAGGAAGCCACTTCAGGCTCCCTGTGGCACAGAGGCAATGTGCACAGCTGTGGAGGGTGACAAATTATTCCGATGGTGCAAGCGCAGGAGCGTGAACAGTTACAGAATGAGTGAAACCAGAGCCCACCgcatcagctcttctgcaaaatgctgcctgaCTCTGTGGCAGCTCAGCAGTCAGCACCCAATGCCCACGTTCCGCGACAAAGTGATACACGGACACCCAGAAACGCAGCGCTTATTCAAACACACCATTTATTGGCAACTTTGCACAGAGTAAAGCTCCCAGAGAGAATGGACTCTCTCGAAGAGTCGGGGGCGGTCGCTGTCCAGGTGGTAGCGGGAGTCTCTGTCACAAGCCTCCTTGCAACAGCCTCTTCAGCTGTATCGGCTCAGACTGCCCAGAGTGTGCTTTTGCTGTGGAGGAAAGGTCTGTTCAGCAGTTCCCACTGCCAACTGAGCAGTGTCTTCTCCATATGCGTTGtgctcagttctgcagcacCAGCCTCCCGGGGAGTGTCTAGGACGGGTAGACTCTCCACCCGGACTCCAGTGAACACACGGAGGCACATCAGCAGTGCCTCTTGCTTGGTCcttgcacagctggagctgccaGCAAGAATGTCTGAGCCCCTGTGAAATGCCTTCCCGGCCGCAGCCAGtgcgaggggaaagcagggcGAAACTCGTCTTTGTCGCCACCATCGTCATCACCGTCTGCTGCGCTGGGGACACCATTGAGAGGAGAACGCTGCTGCTcttggcagagggctgctgcgcggggttttcccttttcttcctgtgtccCGCCTACTCCCCTCTTTTCCCTGGGGTATGAGGTGGTCGTGTGCCATCAGCTGTGAGCCCCGCAAACACAGCTCTGCATGAAGACCTCTTTCATTGTCCATAGAACAGCAGCCTCGTGAGCGGATCTTGCAGCTCGTCGAACTCACGCAGTGCCTCAGCGTGGGCAGCAGGatcctgtgccaggtgctggaagaggttgaGTGGCTCAGCCGTTTGGAAGGCTGGGGCAAGGTGATCTCCTCGGGCATGGTCTCATTGCCAAAGAAGAAGTGATCAAGGTTTTtctgctccaggcagcagcgcaGGTACCGCATGATATCCTGCAGCCGCGGCAGGAAATCCCTCCTGCGCCAGCCTGACAGGGGTATGGAGGTCAGGAGGTGCATCACAACTGTCTTCAAAGTATaggtggaaaagcctgtgccCACCAGGATGCGGGCGCAGATCTGCAGGCGTttgaggtggcagctgtcatgCGGGGCCTGCCTGGCGATATGCCTGAAGAACTTCACCTCTGCCACAGCGTAGCTCTCTGGCCCTGCCGTGCTGCTGGTAACAACTGCCTCTGCCTACTCGATGCTCAGGAAGATGTCCGACTTGCCTTGCTGCACCCCAAAAATCATCTCAATCAGGAGGGATCTCTTGAAGGCATTTGTGATTTGGAGCTGGCAGGAGCGGCTGCGGGGCAGCACCGTTAGCCTGCATTTAGATGACAGAGGCAAAACTTCCCAGGTTGTTGTCAGCAGCTCTTGGAACCAGCAGGCAGTTTTCTCTATATCTAGGTAGGACCCGGTGCAGAGGGTGCGTAGGAGGCTGGGaccctgtttttttctcagctccTCCTCGTTGTGGTGGAGGAAGCACAGCATGTCCCCCACCAGTCGCTCCCTCATGCAGGTACAAACCAGCTCCACGCGGAGGAATGAGTTCTTTGCTGGTAGCTCCCCTGCAGTGCTCAGCTTCAGGTGGAAGGCGTGCCCAGTGGGGGCCTTCAGGGGTACCATGAAGCGGTAGACAGCATCATGCTTACGAGGAGTCCAGACATTGATGGCTCTGCTCACACTGATGGCTGGCTGCAGGTATGGTATGAAATCATCCCTGGAAAATATCTGACATGCAGAGAGAAGATTGTCCACCAGGTCCTTAACGAGTTTGGAACTGTAGGTCAGGTCCTGCACGTGCTCCTGGAAGCgatttttcaaaaatcttcCCACTTCTAATGAAACAGCggggttttcttcttcctccttcttatcctCCGTGCTTCTGGAGCTGCTCTCCTTGCTGCTGTTGGCTGGCTGACAGCTCCCTTTCCTGAGCCACCAGCAGAGCCcaaagagcaggaccaggactccAGCAACGGCCCAGAActgccactgctgcaaggcagcaaagagcagggctccccaggcaaagccgctctgctcctggctcctctgctccagctcctgcagcagccgagtcatctcctggctcagctgctccgcACGCTGCTGCATGCACTCGCGCGTGGCCTCATCCAGCTCATCCCTGACCATCTGCGGGTACTGGATGATGCTTTGCACAATGAGTGCTAGGAGATTTGCAGCAGCCAtggcctgcaggaggagggagagaaggggttcagtggggctgggagggagggagctgctggtggtgggggggcagggATGAGAGCCGCAGGGATCTGGGGACATGTAGGAGAGGTGGCGAGGCATcgtgggaggcaggagggcctgctgtcagccccggcggcggcagcagcacagtgccctGCCCAAGGCGCTCCCACGAGTGTCTGGGCCCTCGAGGCAGGGTGAGAACCCACCCCCCTGGGGCTCCGCGTTCCTGCCCacgccctcctccagctcagcctccccccgcgTGCGCACTCACCGCTGGCCCAGGCCGgactggggcagcgctgcctgctggcgCCCCTTATAACCACCCCCATTGTGACTcgtgccctgtgctgtcacaggcgCCAGAGCGCATCACAGGCACgcccgccagccagccccagcctttggcCCTACCCCGGCTCAGCGACTCACAGCTGCCCTGGGCTACTGGTTAACGCTGGactagagttaattttcttcacaggagcttgtgtcgtgctttattttggatttattATCATCTGCCTGCCAACAGCAACCTCATAATCATAGAATACCCTGAGTTGGAAGGGAGCCACgaggatcattgagtccaaccgcTGACTCCATGCTGGGCAACCTTAAGGTTAAATCGTATATCAAAGAGCCTTGTCCAATTGCTTCTTGAATACCAGCAGGCTTCGGGCCGTGGCCGTTTCCTGGGGAGATCTTGTTCCACTGCCTGATACCCTCTCAGTGAAgcactttttcctaatatccaagcTGAAGTGCCCTTGACGCAGCTTTAAGCCATTCCTTTGCATCCTATGACTGGACCCCAGAGAGAAGAGATCAGCCCCTCCCTCTCCGCTCCCCGTCCTGAGGAAGTTGTAGgcagcaatgaggtcacccctcagtctcctctcctctaagctgaacaaacccagtgtCCTCAGCTGCGCCTCATAAGGACATGCCCGCTCGtcctttcaccatctttgttGCCCTCCTTCAGGCACATTCTAACCCTTTTATAAGCTTCTTACACCATGGTGCCCAAAACTACGcacagtactcgaggtgaggccgcaccagtACTGGGTGTAGTGGCTCAATCCTT
It encodes the following:
- the LOC132321851 gene encoding LOW QUALITY PROTEIN: inositol 1,4,5-trisphosphate receptor-interacting protein-like 1 (The sequence of the model RefSeq protein was modified relative to this genomic sequence to represent the inferred CDS: inserted 1 base in 1 codon; substituted 1 base at 1 genomic stop codon); translated protein: MAVTEFFALIVQSLLQYPQMRIQWPVQKLAYRNLVEELVRDLLRVFQVLLSNTFFPVLQPAIGVGSAFEGWSPHEDDAVYCLLVPLRPPPGHAFHLKLSTAGELPAKNSFLRVELVCTCMRERLVGDMLCFLHHNEEELRKKQGPSLLRTLCTGSYLDIEKTACWFQELLTTTWEVLPLSSKCRLTVLPRSRSCQLQITNAFKRSLLIEMIFGVQQGKSDIFLSIEXAEAVVTSSTAGPESYAVAEVKFFRHIARQAPHDSCHLKRLQICARILVGTGFSTYTLKTVVMHLLTSIPLSGWRRRDFLPRLQDIMRYLRCCLEQKNLDHFFFGNETMPEEITLXPAFQTAEPLNLFQHLAQDPAAHAEALREFDELQDPLTRLLFYGQ